Proteins encoded by one window of Fibrobacter sp.:
- a CDS encoding GGDEF domain-containing protein — MQNKVKIILAWVLAVCFLVCSLAAFLAVRGNGLSPSIERLNVGAVALYKGDTIEVPSISQFKSPENTRFGDSLVLRFDLPQYSASPMTLRMRSVHMAFNVFTGGEKIYSFGNDLASRGKFIGSGFHYIHLPKSASGKPLEIRAFFAIDDSRRAFSEFDLFPTEYANSDYFARHVFALVVGAFLTMFGILALLVGVATTFYGISAVRVMMIGLLSNSLGLWTLCHMKLLQIISFNLTLNSALEYLSLYFAPLPFCFLLLNMRKGKISAWKWWGIFGFVVVGFVLLLVNATLHFTGVLAFPKTLPCFHVYVATGMIYLIFTGALYSSKMDRSGKILTLGVVFFASVAGFDLIRYNLCLTYSLENTPLEMTWLPLGALIFVVLLVASYLVYLFHILEDKAEKDVLSTMAYVDSLTGLFNRAKCLQIFGFLDKSTADFAIVSIDLNGLKMVNDHYGHAVGDNLIKAFSVVLKQAFTGIGTTIRMGGDEFLAIVRNEHVADLPAAIEKLQNLQKNCKEELPVPLEAAYGIAYHSETNGDADSVYRAADKRMYEMKTTMKSKLVRK; from the coding sequence ATGCAGAACAAGGTAAAAATAATCCTCGCTTGGGTATTGGCCGTCTGCTTTTTGGTCTGTTCCCTGGCAGCGTTCCTGGCGGTACGCGGGAACGGTCTTTCCCCGTCGATTGAACGCCTGAATGTTGGCGCCGTGGCCCTTTATAAGGGCGATACGATTGAGGTGCCTTCCATATCGCAGTTTAAGTCCCCGGAGAACACGCGCTTTGGCGATTCCCTCGTGCTGCGGTTTGACCTGCCGCAGTATTCCGCTTCCCCCATGACGCTCCGGATGCGTTCTGTGCATATGGCCTTCAACGTGTTTACGGGCGGCGAAAAGATTTATTCCTTCGGCAACGACCTCGCTTCGCGCGGGAAGTTCATCGGTAGCGGATTCCACTATATACACCTGCCGAAATCCGCTTCCGGAAAGCCGCTCGAAATTCGTGCGTTCTTTGCTATAGATGACAGCCGTCGGGCTTTTTCGGAATTTGACCTGTTTCCGACGGAATACGCGAACAGCGATTATTTTGCTCGCCATGTTTTTGCGCTTGTTGTGGGAGCGTTCCTCACCATGTTCGGCATTCTCGCCTTGCTGGTCGGTGTGGCGACCACGTTCTACGGTATCTCGGCGGTTCGCGTCATGATGATTGGGCTCCTGTCCAATTCGCTTGGCCTCTGGACGCTTTGCCACATGAAGCTGTTGCAGATTATTTCTTTCAACCTGACGCTCAATTCTGCGCTGGAATACCTTAGCCTCTACTTCGCGCCGCTACCGTTCTGCTTCTTGCTCCTGAACATGCGCAAAGGTAAGATCAGTGCATGGAAATGGTGGGGCATTTTCGGGTTTGTCGTCGTTGGTTTCGTGCTCCTGCTGGTGAATGCGACCCTGCACTTTACGGGCGTGCTTGCGTTCCCCAAGACGCTTCCGTGCTTCCATGTCTATGTCGCTACCGGAATGATATACTTGATTTTCACGGGGGCGCTGTACAGTTCCAAGATGGATCGTTCCGGGAAGATTCTCACGCTGGGCGTCGTCTTTTTTGCATCGGTGGCGGGGTTCGACCTGATCCGCTACAACCTGTGCCTGACCTACTCGCTGGAAAATACCCCGCTCGAGATGACGTGGCTTCCGCTCGGCGCGCTTATATTTGTGGTGCTGCTGGTGGCGAGCTACCTGGTGTACCTGTTCCATATTCTTGAGGACAAGGCCGAGAAGGACGTGCTTTCGACCATGGCCTACGTGGACTCGCTTACGGGGCTTTTCAATCGTGCGAAGTGCCTGCAGATTTTCGGTTTCCTGGACAAGTCTACGGCTGATTTCGCAATCGTGAGCATCGACCTGAACGGGCTCAAGATGGTGAACGACCATTACGGACATGCTGTCGGCGACAACTTGATAAAGGCCTTCTCCGTCGTGCTCAAGCAGGCGTTTACGGGCATCGGGACGACCATCCGCATGGGAGGCGACGAATTTTTGGCTATTGTCCGAAACGAGCATGTCGCCGACTTGCCCGCGGCTATCGAAAAATTGCAGA
- a CDS encoding class I tRNA ligase family protein, whose protein sequence is QLMIFNNEMMKMDKRYREPCETFVKLLHPFAPHIAEEMWSILGHNESLTNVAWPEADHSKAVENTVEVVFQVNGKVRAKASVAKDMDKAALEKLAMENDRMKEFMAGKTVVKSIVVPGKLVNIVVK, encoded by the coding sequence CCAGTTGATGATTTTCAACAACGAAATGATGAAGATGGACAAGCGCTACCGCGAACCGTGCGAAACCTTCGTGAAGTTGCTGCACCCGTTTGCCCCGCATATCGCCGAAGAAATGTGGAGCATCCTCGGTCACAACGAATCCCTCACGAACGTCGCCTGGCCGGAAGCCGACCACTCCAAGGCTGTGGAAAACACCGTGGAAGTCGTGTTCCAGGTGAACGGCAAGGTCCGCGCCAAGGCATCCGTTGCCAAGGACATGGACAAGGCCGCCCTCGAAAAACTCGCCATGGAAAACGATAGAATGAAGGAGTTTATGGCGGGTAAGACTGTCGTGAAGTCCATCGTCGTCCCGGGCAAGCTCGTGAACATCGTGGTCAAGTAG